Sequence from the Cucumis sativus cultivar 9930 chromosome 1, Cucumber_9930_V3, whole genome shotgun sequence genome:
tgttTTTTCTCTAGTAAGAAAAACATgcccaaatttaattagattaaaaaacgAGGTCATGATAGCAATAGAAAATTCATCATTTTCCTCTCACGAATCatcattttgtatcattttctaataaaatgtCGTCGAGATTAAAAGTTTAGTTTGAAATGGTTGGATTTGAACAAGTTGTTTATAGCATTtcgtaaataaatattaaattattgtattttaaatataataataataactaaaataagaaataatattttaaatgactgTTCGTACGAGGTTTTCAAAGAAACGTGTTTCGTAGAGTTGAACTTGTGTTGATTATAATGTGAAGTGATTCGTTCTTTAGTATTTGATCCTCTAATTATTCTCTCTcagttggagtcttggaattAGAAAGCTTATATTTACATGTGAACTTAGTCTTCGCGAGAATGGTTGACTTTATAAGTTAGagagtttttttattcttaggAGAATTCTTTCTAGACCTCTatttaacatttgaaattttttatctcCTTTCAAATGAAGAgaacttctttatttataaagtCATGATATAGTAGGCTTTGTggacttgaaattttttatttccaaaatttctcGTTCAACAATGACAAAACTGTTAAAAATACtgacaaatataacaaaatttcatagtctataaatgataaataatgaAAGACATATAGAAACatttatcaatgtctatcgACATCTGTCAATAATAAATGATGTAATCTATCAGTATCTATAAATATCTATCAACGATATTATgttatatctataaatattttagttcattttattatatttaaaaatagtctaaaaataaaagattttttttttaaatagtagattttacaaaatatttacaacttatagtAAATTCCATCACTGATAGTCGTTATATGTGATagaagatataaatattttaacttattttgatattttaattttacaataattaggTCTTTCAAGATCAAACCAAGGTTGGATTTGTATACCAAAAATAGGACACTTTAATTTCCACTTTCACAATCTATATATTATCTTCcgtcatttttcttaattcttaaatataaattagagACATGGACATTATTGAACCCAAATTCTTTTAGTCCTTGAATACATACAAATGTCATTTGAGCTAAAACCTCGTTAATTCCATTTAAAATGCATCTTTAGTTTATTACaatcattaatattatattggTATGAAGTAGAAATTTGTCTATTTGTATCAGaattaaacttgtaatttgaccaaaaaaaattatacgaatattattataatttagaaaaattaaattaaataaagtttaaatactaCTAAATTAGTTTGAAGGTTTATTTCCTCAactattaaactttttttattccatATATATCGACATGCATAGGCTcgagttttatttattttacactATAGTTGTTTTTGCTTATTAGTTATTACTTCATTTGGGTATGGGAAGAAAGCATACAGTGAAAAGTTATAATCAATCCACTAAGAATATTTGAGttcttattaatataataattaagatacaacaatatatattttgctgAATTGTTAGTGATTTTCCAAGTAATTTTCATActactttatatttataatttcttttgttcatgTTATGAAAACATGTGTGCTCTATATTAAAGCAAGACTAGAAATTACTTGGAATTTCCTTGAATTTAGTCAATGTCacgttttaaaaaagagaacgCTAAAATTAATCGCTATTTAATTTGGTTTGTGATATGAAAATTCGGTGGAAcgataaaatttagaatactattttggtttttgtactttgaaatttgtttaattttagtcaCTTAGTAAATagtaaatcttaaatatagtctttcaaaattaatttttattgaaattgattaaataatcgCCGTAATTTTCGTGCAAAGATGAATGTATTTTTAACCgttatagtaaaaattaaatgtcgataaaatataagtaatgaaaaaaatctacaatggaatgaactaaatttaagattcatGGCAAGttttgaaactaaattaaaattgaacatcgaaaaaactctaaaagataagaaaaatgatatttttggtttattttgctatattaagaatagatattttttttcattttttattttttattttttaaaaataagaaagggggtctaagaaaaatggaaaagaaatccaatcaaaatgaaataattccAACGTGGTTATTTATATGCAAGAcaccaaaatgaaataattccaccaaatttcaatatttttccaccttttaatttctatcaatcattttttatttatttatttaatatttgagtttttttttatggttaaattTACGGTGGGTATATATTTGAACTCTATTTATAAGGTATCTAGAGAACAATCttagaattttataatttgtctatttaaattttggtaatcTTCAacactttaaaaataaaacaattttatggtgatttacaaaaaataggtgaaacaataaaataatatcatcCCGCTGTGACTATGCAAGAATAGCTAACATAACAAAACGAACAACTAATACAGAAGACTTTGATAACTCAGTTCGACAAATACGACATATATTtggagagttttttttttgttcaaataagaaatattatttagattcaaaattcatAACTTATCACTAAAGTTACATTAACAAGTTATCAccataacttaaaataaacTCAACTCCTCCTGAGGGTAAACTTGAATCTCCTCGAAGACGAATCTAGACTCTTCTGAATTCATTGACTGTAGTACAATTATCTCAACcttcatttatgttttttatcaATCGATACTCTGTCAAACCAATCGATATTCTATCAAATCATTTGAcgatttttaataatttgtcaTAATGAAGAAGGTAACCAGTATACCTTCGTATAGATTcttcacaaaaaaatataaatttatgaacaTGAGCCGTGaagaataaattttatgttcaGAACTTCTGCAttttaaagaacaaagaaagaagaagttcTTTACGACAAAATATTCCTAAATATGAAGAACACTTAAAAAAGATCTTTTAACTTCgctaattttatatttatcaaataatctaaagatttatattataatagtaGAGATTTTTCCTTAATTGTTTACCAGTTGTgaattgattatatttaaaatttaattattatgactCAGTGAATAATTACTTTTGTATATTTAggtttatttcaaaaataataattttgtatgctattatttatttttgataagagataaagagaaaatagaaaagctGGAGAGgaatagaaaaatacattAGCCATCACATGAGTAggaaaattttgatgaaagaaaaaagtgagaaaatttAAAGAGTCAATAAAGCTAGCAAGAGACgtgttataaaaaaataagtaaaattcGAGAAAGAAATCGACGTGAGTATATTTAGTTAGGTTATAACACTATACATGTGTCTTAACAATCATATTTCGTTCTCTAGcttgttgaattttaaaacaaaaaaattagattgagaaaatctataacaaaaaagtcttggaagaagaaaagttagGAGAAATATGACAAATTTATAGTTAGCTAATCTAATCGATcatcttaattattaatggAAAGATTACTAACATTACAAAACTTAAACAACTTTAATCTAAGCAATTCaatcaaaacaatatattataagAATTGTAAgataattaaactatatttcaATTAAGTAGGTTGGacgatatatatttttgtagtttttccttttataagGTCAATGATCGATCAAAAAGAGgtgttttttttcaagaaaattgatgaaaatgtaataattaattgtgtaTATACTAAAACCATTGATCAAGAGTGTCATTATTTGCttaataaaaatgtcattgcTTCTTTTAAAGTGAAAAAGTTCAACTTTGATCGATACGGTATTTGAAACTGAAATATAACAAGATATTCAAGAGAATACATGATTACGTAAAGTTGTGGAACGAGTACACACCAAGCAGTCAACGTTGGCTAATGTTTTTTCGGTAGTCACATTGTCATCCAACTTCCAACGAACGGAGTTATTACCTACCGACTATCACCATTTTTTATCGATTGTGGCCAACTACTCCCGACTACCGTCTCCAACAACTATTTTATGATACCACCCATGACGGCcaacttttatataaaaacaattttaaaagcaaatgaaagaaaatacattatataactaattaattaaataaattttgaaagtcaTTTCGTAAGTATTTGAAAAtcgtttttaaaagtttgtaaccaaacaaaaatttgattgttaaaaGATCACTTTTACAAAGTCAATTACATAaatctcttcttctaaaaatCACTACTTCAACTATCGCTCTCAAACAAGCTAATCTAATTTTTAGTACTACTTCCCCTACTTTATAGGGTCGTGATCGGGTAGGTTCTTGGAACAGGAGAGGGGGTTTTGTCTTTtagttgttgttattattaagcTTGGactaacaatttttaataatcaaaataaagttgGAGAAAACAATCACAAATTGTTCAATTTGAGATGTAATTAAACCACTAacatatagaaacaaaaaggcATGCAAATTGACTAATGACAAATATTACACTTCTTGCACCTTTCCTTTTTACCCCAACAACCACATAATTTACAAAACAATTCAAAGCTCCCCTACATTTTTAGCACAATTATTcattacccttttttttaataactattttacGTTGTCAGAccctatcaataataaatactgataaacaattataaaagtctatcaaatctattataaatattttttaaatcttcttcttagatgaatatatatttaatcgTAAATATTGTTCAAtgaaaaactatatttaaaaaagaaaaaattgttccTTACATAAATATGTCTACAatctattgattttttttcctttttaatgtATTACATTTATAACTCTACAACAAATGATATATGGAGAATCATGTTTCTCCCCTTAGCCTCTTTAGATggtatagatatatatatatatgttgttatAATGGATGAGAAGAAGTACTTATTTGTAGGAGCATTAATATGAGAATGTCGTGGATGTCAAAAGAACAATATTCACAATCATCCATAATGTATGGATTTAGCTTTCAAAGTACTTTCTGTGAACTCATCTGGAATAATTTAGATCTACTCATTATAAAATGGTATTCTTCTTGATTTAAGATGATGGTTCAAGTAGCCAATGACATCTACAAGAGTTCCTATATCTACTGTATCGGCTAAATTAGCCTTTAGTATTGGAGGATCGAACACGAATGTTAGATTCTTTTCAAAGTTCATTAGCTCATCAATCTGTCGAGGCACTTATTTGTACTCGAAATTGACTTCAATCTAAACTTTTGGATGAtataattgaagaaattgattaatataatgttATCGTAGTATAGTATAAGCAATATCAACATTGATAGTGAGAAGAAGTGTCCataaatgttttcattatatattatatatatattgctaTTCACGAGTGATCTTCTGATTACTCTTCGATTACAATCATAtttgctaaatttgtaatatgaaaaagaggtagttttttctttaaaaaaattgtgttatctaatccaattttcttaaacgtaaataaaaaaaaaaaaattgttaaagaaGTTAAGTGAAAACTTTGAAGAGTTTAAAGGTTGGGCTTGAATGGCgacatttgttattttttatttgtaaaagggtcccaaaacaatttttttctaaaaattggaCCCATCTTgcagaattgaaaatttaaggggcctatttttgtaaatCAATTACCAACCTCGATCGATCCAAGGATACACAAATCTACGTGAGATTTTGTTAATTGGCTTTGAGATGAAACTTAAATCATATAtgatcaatatttttcttgtaatCTTCTGTTAATAAAGTTAACACATCGTTGATAATTCATGTAAATCTTAGATAGCCCAATTTTGATTGTATACgcttttcttatttgttttccTGAGATGAAACTATCAGTCAACATAACTTGATGCTATAATTTGTCTGAATAGGTTctatttaaatatagcaaaagaaatgaaaagagaataatacTCAAATTGATGAGGAGTTCAGAACACCCGAATGTTACAACAACATCAGATAATTCAAACCTTTCAAAAGAAAGCAATGACAAAACAATAAACTCTCATTTGCATTATTCACATTTGTAGCTAGGAAGCATCAAcatatctctttttttattaacttctGTGGTGGAAATCAGAGAACGACAAACTACTTCCTCTATAAGTAATTTACTGATGCTCCCTTCTTTCATTTCCCTTCCAACGTTTCTCACTCATCCACAGCCGGTGGCACAGAATCAGCCTACAAACATttccacattaatcaatataaaCTTCCAACTATTCCATTTTAGCTTAAAGATTTTCTTAAGATGTGTTCACTTACCAGCTTGCGGTACTTGAGGGCGTAAAACATTTCCAGATAACGGCGGCTCTCGAGGCGGTCGAGGTTGGATACATGCTTCCAGAATCCGTAAACTCCAGTTAGTGTTAGCAGCCTCTCCGAATAGATCTGCCATGTGTACCTGCATTTGTACAGTTGATGAACATTGTAAGAATTTCATAAGATCAAGTAATTGAAGATTGATTCAGGTGGAAGTTTCAAGTGATTACTTCTCGTAAATACGCTTGAGGCCTGCTTGGGAGATTTCATCCCAATGTGTTGGGTCTTCCTTGCTCTTCTCGAAGAAGTCGACAAGGATTTCAGCAGCACGGTCACCACGGTATGGATCGATGTGGAAGCCAGATTTGCCGTCGACGATAATCTCTGCAGGGCCTCCATTGCAAGTGGCAAAGGTAGGCAATCCACAGGTCATGGCCTCCACAACTGTCAAACCAAAAGCTTCGTATACGGCAGGCTGCACGAAAGCTCCCTTTGTGTCTGCGATGTATCGGTAGAGTTCACCATTTCTTACTCGGTTCATCTGTGCAGAAATCCATCTAAATTGGCCATTCAGGTTGTAGGTCTTTATTAGGTTATACATCTTTTCCATCTCAGCCTTCTCTTCATTGTCCTTGGACTCCTTCCTCCGGTCTCCAGCCACAACCACTAGGTTAACTAACTCCCTAAGACGATCGTTTTTGCCGTACCACTCGACAAGTCCAGTTATGTTCTTAACACGATCCAATCTCGCCATTGTGAATATGATTGGCTTGGACCGATCTTTCAATACACACAAGTGTTCCTCATTCTCAACTTCACTATAAAGAAGCTCCTCAATTTCAGGGTGGAAGGCAGTTAGCCTTTTCTCGGTCTCTGTGTAGGGAAAGTAGATGCTCATGTCTGCTCCAGGTGAAACTATGTTGAACTTGGGATCAAATACATTGATTCCATGGACCACCCGGTAGAGCCCCGGAAGAGTGAAAGCTGTGTGACTCTCGTATTGTCCAACTGTATCTTTGCTGAGAACCAAAAGAATTTACGTGTAAGATAACAAACACAAACCATCCACATATGATTACCATGAAAAACAAGCTAAAACGTCTTACCTGCCGGCAATCTCTTGGAAGGTACTCGTGATAATGAAATCGGTATGGTTCATGGCAATAAGATCGGCTGTGAATTGGCTTGAGAAGTGATACTTATCATCAAATGTCTTCCAATAAATATCTGAATCAGGATATTTGGTTTTTTCCAAGGCGTGAGCGATAGTACACtgcagaagaaaaaagagacaaacaaacaagatCATGAGCCTTTACCAAAAACATCATGAAAAAATGAGACTACAGATATGTCACAAACCTGTGTAACTCCCAGTTTGTGTGCCAGTAATGATGCAACAATATTACCGTCGCTGTAGTTTCCAATGATCAGGTCTGGCTTTCCCTGCAACTCTTTGGTAAGTTCCTGTGCAACATCCTGACAAAAACAAGGACAGTTTACTTCAGTATACAATCGATGAGGCGTGCACAAGGGATATCCAATAAATGACAACAGGAGCGACGGATCACCTCAGTGTAAGTCTCTAGGTAAGGCCAGACTTCAAATCTTGAGATCCACTTTCGGACTATTCCTTTCTCATTTCTGAATGGAACTCGAAGAATGTGAGAGTGTTCTGTCCCAAATACTTTTTCGAGACGCTGGGTGCAGGTGGTTCCTACTGCATCTGGAAGGAGTCTGGTGATCTGGTTATgaacagaaacaaaaacaaactttcaAACATCGGATCGACAGCAAGATATTTATTGTGGGAAAAAAACGAAATCTTGACATTACAATGAGAATTCGAGGAGTTATGTCCAATCCCTGCTGCTTTATACGTTGAAGCATCTCATGCTCCAAAGCACGAACTTGATCCAAGATGTAAACCACCTTCATCAAAGGAGATAAACAAACACGTCAATTTAGATCAACAAAGAATAGACAACATTTTCCCTTTGTCTGAACAAAGCTAACCTGGCCACCGGTGTCAGGGTAACCCAAGACATTATCTTGTGCGAAGTAACCGTGGGGTGAAAGGATGACAACATTAAAGACCATGGGGATTCTACCAAGGAATTTCTCGAAGGTGCAAGGATCGGGGGCCTCAAGGAGATCCAAAAGAAGTTGGATCATTTCGAGAACACGCTCGGCAGTGTCACCCCACCCTCTCTCTAGGCCAATCTCCTGGAACTTGTTTGCAAACTCGGAGTAGGGTGTTTCGGGTGCAAGTGTTACAAGATACTCTTCCGCCTTCCTTAGCACATGTTGGAAGGCATCCAGAGTCTGAATTCTATCATTCAACATCATTGTCTGCattaaaacacacacacatacccATGTCATTGCTGGAAATAGTTTAAGGCTGAATCAATAGATAAAGAATGTGAAGTGAATTACCTTTCCCTTGTAGCAGTGAACTCTAAGGAAGTCCAGCAATGGCTGCATGCTCTCTTTACCATGGAATAGCTTTGCAGAGAGATGACGGTTGAGGAACTCAACACCATTGCCAATGGATTTAGAGAGAGTGGGCCGAGGAAAGGAAGCATTAAATGGCTCAAAATCAAGCTCAAGAACAAAGTTGCCGTTCGAACTGGCATTACAATGGTCAAAAAGTGATAAGATATCAGAACCCAACCAGCTTTTTTGCAACCCAAAAGAACATAAACTTTTGTTAACTTTACCTTCCATCTACAAGTTCTTCTTTGAAGCGCAAATATTCAGAAGCTTGAAGCTCTTCGACAACCAGTGCGTGGACATTGACTTTAATGTATTCCCAAACACCTGGCCTTGGACGGACAGCAAGAGCAACCCATGGGGGCAAAACTATGGATTCCTGCACCATgcaacaaaattcaaacttgGGAAGATAACACAGAGGTGAAGTTTCACATCACTGCAGAAAAAAGTAAAGCttaatatagtttcaaaagaGATTATTCTTATCACCTGAGTTGATCTCAGGACTTCCCCAAATGCCCCATCAGCTAGTTTCCTTCGGTTCTCTTCAGGAATTGTTTCAAACTCAGCGATCAGTTCATGATGTTGCAGGATGCCTTTTCCTTTTGCTTCAATcctaaaaacaaatcaaagttATTTAGTGTTCAATGATCTTAACTCTCTAGTTTTATCTGCCATTTTAACACTTGGCAGACCATGATccagaaaaaatatatataaaagcagaggatctaaataaaatactttgaGAGGAGACCAAGGATTTCGTTTCTTTGAGCAATTAAAGTTTCATCCAAGCGCTCCCGGAGGCTATGAATACGGTTGAGAACTCGTTCTGCCATGGCTATCTTCTTGGAGGGTGCACAGAGTTTTCAGAAAAATCTTAGTTAGCTTCAGCTGCAAGAGAgtatattaaaatatgtaaacaATCCGTCCATTTTATCCAAATCAAACTTTACCCAAAAATGCAATTGGATTAATTACACAAACTAATTGTCAAAACATCTACAACTAATATCTGGATTAAAAATTCCTAAAACCACCCAACTGGACCCTACCAAACActgacaaaattttcaaaatttgtgtcTTGATTTAGCAGGAAGGCAAATGGAAGAGAGAGTTCCACAGTCTTAAATTGGAAATACAGAAATGAGAATAAAATCACTAAAGGACCATGGAAGCTCAGACACTGTTTTGAAAAGTTGCATGCTCTGTTTATACTTTTTCTCCCTCCTCCTTTACACACAATTGAAAAGTCAATAATCTGgaccaacccatattttagaATTCCAAATCAGAAAAAAGAAGGTAGAAAATGGACAAAACATTTCAAGTCATCACTGTGCATGACATTAATGGGGAGAAAACGGAGATAAGAAAGACAAAGAGATCAAACTATTTGACCGTATGGAACAAATCCCAGTTTGAATTCTCCTCtctattgaataaaattagatGATGATCTATGTTTGGTAaagtagatttgaaaatggGAACAATTGTCAAACGTTTCAAAACAGAGCAAGAAGAACAAGAGAAACACATGGAGCTCACAAATTACAAGTGGAATGAGACACAATAAATACAAGGAGAGACAGAGGAAGCATTTGTCAATCTCTTTAAAGTCTACAAAACTTTTAACATCTGACCCACAAAAATTAGAGTGATTAAGCAAAATCATCATCAGGGTATGCAAAGTTAACACTCACTCATCATCTACATTTGAACGTAGATTAAATACAAAGAATTAACTTCTAACCCACAAAAATTAGAGTGAGTATCAGCAAAATCATCATCAGGGTATGCTAGATTAACATCCAATCATCACCCACATTTGAACATAGATTAAATACAAAGAATCAaacaagagaaataaaaactGGGATCGACTACAAAAAAAAGCCCTGGGATCATTCTCGATTGGAAAATGGGGGAAAAAGAGGATCGTATGGAGAAtggatgaaaaggaaaaaagagggGAAAGAGAGTGGACGGACCTTAGGAGGAAATGTATAGGGGGAATGAAGAATGGAATGAtgagaagagaggaagaggagaGGGAATTTATAttgagaatggaagaaagagTTTGGGGATTGTTGCTGAATGATGATGATCACCATGGATGCGGTGGGTAAAGGAAATGGGTGCTTGAATTTCCGTGAAAATGCTATTATTACTGCCATTACCTTCCTgtggttttcttcttcctgtCGCAAAACCGCTTTTGTTCTTCCTACATTCTTTATTTCCActctcctcttcttcctcttgtCATCTAGCTttggatatattttttttttagaatccAACTTCTGATAtcgaaattaattatttaggcTTTGTTTACTCTCGttcatcttaaattttcaGGTTAATGAAATAATGTTAGTTGTTCTagtcaaaatttattaataaacaagttaaatgtttatatcgtccattcaaattttagttaaatgtttatatcgtctattgaaattttagtcGATGTAAAATTAAGACCATCCTTACAATAATATTCTCGTACACGACCTTCTTTCTCCCTCTAATCGCATTCAATTAA
This genomic interval carries:
- the LOC101213767 gene encoding sucrose synthase isoform X1, encoding MAERVLNRIHSLRERLDETLIAQRNEILGLLSKIEAKGKGILQHHELIAEFETIPEENRRKLADGAFGEVLRSTQESIVLPPWVALAVRPRPGVWEYIKVNVHALVVEELQASEYLRFKEELVDGSSNGNFVLELDFEPFNASFPRPTLSKSIGNGVEFLNRHLSAKLFHGKESMQPLLDFLRVHCYKGKTMMLNDRIQTLDAFQHVLRKAEEYLVTLAPETPYSEFANKFQEIGLERGWGDTAERVLEMIQLLLDLLEAPDPCTFEKFLGRIPMVFNVVILSPHGYFAQDNVLGYPDTGGQVVYILDQVRALEHEMLQRIKQQGLDITPRILIITRLLPDAVGTTCTQRLEKVFGTEHSHILRVPFRNEKGIVRKWISRFEVWPYLETYTEDVAQELTKELQGKPDLIIGNYSDGNIVASLLAHKLGVTQCTIAHALEKTKYPDSDIYWKTFDDKYHFSSQFTADLIAMNHTDFIITSTFQEIAGSKDTVGQYESHTAFTLPGLYRVVHGINVFDPKFNIVSPGADMSIYFPYTETEKRLTAFHPEIEELLYSEVENEEHLCVLKDRSKPIIFTMARLDRVKNITGLVEWYGKNDRLRELVNLVVVAGDRRKESKDNEEKAEMEKMYNLIKTYNLNGQFRWISAQMNRVRNGELYRYIADTKGAFVQPAVYEAFGLTVVEAMTCGLPTFATCNGGPAEIIVDGKSGFHIDPYRGDRAAEILVDFFEKSKEDPTHWDEISQAGLKRIYEKYTWQIYSERLLTLTGVYGFWKHVSNLDRLESRRYLEMFYALKYRKLADSVPPAVDE
- the LOC101213767 gene encoding sucrose synthase (The RefSeq protein has 1 substitution compared to this genomic sequence); the encoded protein is MAERVLNRIHSLRERLDETLIAQRNEILGLLSKIEAKGKGILQHHELIAEFETIPEENRRKLADGAFGEVLRSTQESIVLPPWVALAVRPRPGVWEYIKVNVHALVVEELQASEYLRFKEELVDGSSNGNFVLELDFEPFNASFPRPTLSKSIGNGVEFLNRHLSAKLFHGKESMQPLLDFLRVHCYKGKTMMLNDRIQTLDAFQRVLRKAEEYLVTLAPETPYSEFANKFQEIGLERGWGDTAERVLEMIQLLLDLLEAPDPCTFEKFLGRIPMVFNVVILSPHGYFAQDNVLGYPDTGGQVVYILDQVRALEHEMLQRIKQQGLDITPRILIITRLLPDAVGTTCTQRLEKVFGTEHSHILRVPFRNEKGIVRKWISRFEVWPYLETYTEDVAQELTKELQGKPDLIIGNYSDGNIVASLLAHKLGVTQCTIAHALEKTKYPDSDIYWKTFDDKYHFSSQFTADLIAMNHTDFIITSTFQEIAGSKDTVGQYESHTAFTLPGLYRVVHGINVFDPKFNIVSPGADMSIYFPYTETEKRLTAFHPEIEELLYSEVENEEHLCVLKDRSKPIIFTMARLDRVKNITGLVEWYGKNDRLRELVNLVVVAGDRRKESKDNEEKAEMEKMYNLIKTYNLNGQFRWISAQMNRVRNGELYRYIADTKGAFVQPAVYEAFGLTVVEAMTCGLPTFATCNGGPAEIIVDGKSGFHIDPYRGDRAAEILVDFFEKSKEDPTHWDEISQAGLKRIYEKYTWQIYSERLLTLTGVYGFWKHVSNLDRLESRRYLEMFYALKYRKLADSVPPAVDE